The proteins below are encoded in one region of Streptomyces marianii:
- a CDS encoding GyrI-like domain-containing protein, translated as MDTGWDVETGAPVVSATARGHIAVGSLPAGRYGALDTHGHPDGLFDAVTRLREWATEQGLERETTAVRVRSRST; from the coding sequence GTGGACACCGGGTGGGACGTCGAGACGGGCGCCCCCGTCGTCTCCGCGACGGCCCGTGGCCACATCGCCGTCGGCAGTCTCCCGGCGGGCCGCTACGGGGCGCTGGACACACACGGCCACCCCGACGGGCTTTTCGACGCCGTCACACGGCTGCGGGAGTGGGCCACGGAACAGGGACTGGAGCGGGAGACGACAGCGGTCCGGGTGCGTTCTCGCTCCACCTGA
- a CDS encoding transglycosylase SLT domain-containing protein: MQLSPLPRRATSKIAKYLVGGVAAAAVVTGVTTAVAPTEASAAPASAHRIDGWIKHSLLVMKAKGIPGSYDGIHRNLMRESSGDLYAINLWDSNAKKGIPSKGLMQVIDPTFRTYHVDGTSWDIYDPIANITAACNYAAKRYGSIDNVNGPY, translated from the coding sequence ATGCAGCTTTCCCCACTCCCCCGTCGAGCGACGTCCAAGATCGCCAAGTACCTCGTGGGCGGCGTCGCCGCCGCCGCGGTCGTCACCGGCGTGACCACGGCAGTCGCACCGACCGAGGCTTCCGCGGCCCCCGCCAGCGCACACCGGATCGACGGCTGGATCAAGCACTCGCTCCTGGTCATGAAGGCCAAGGGAATTCCCGGCAGCTACGACGGGATCCACCGCAACCTGATGCGCGAATCGAGCGGCGATCTCTACGCGATCAACCTCTGGGATTCGAATGCAAAGAAGGGCATTCCGTCCAAGGGGCTCATGCAGGTCATTGACCCCACATTTCGGACATACCACGTGGACGGCACCTCGTGGGACATTTATGACCCAATTGCGAATATTACGGCGGCGTGCAATTACGCGGCGAAGCGCTACGGGTCCATCGACAACGTGAACGGCCCCTACTGA
- a CDS encoding FAD-dependent monooxygenase produces MPVVDTDVLIVGAGPVGLTAAAELRRHGADCRIVDRLPARLPYAKAVGIQPRTLEIWDRMGMVRDALDAAVPMRGQLLYADGAEQGRIDFRLPPDVPYGFAALPQYETERVVEEHLARFGTRIERGTELVSFEQDTDGVLSRIVTVDGGEEEVRSRFLVGCDGAHSIVRKTLGLTFEGAAFPEEYMLADVEVDWSLPPGYGVRATHHGDDGSVDDLLVCIPLPGRGRYRVSTLVPPELSAARQPVGDADRGDGVAHGLETGQRVPGVEHIQAVLDRLSPEPTTASAMRWSSVFRISHRLVDKYANGRVFIAGDAAHIHPPTGAQGMNTGIQDACNLAWKLALTVRGAAHPRLLDSYDSERRPVGEEVVGRTVRHAAEGVQADPDDFTTVMLREAQLLVAYPDSPLVGPGTPGMQGPGPGDRAPDCGGLTGGVAAVPLRLYDLLRDRGHVLLLHADSAAALDVCGEIASGVRHLTDGHATALVLLAPGTGADGGTGTGADTGTSPVTGAEPGSVTAGTGAGDVAETVGYVTDADGRHLPAFLDSRGEFARGYRTAGSTAFLVRPDGYLGARLAPLAVPGTVAALSEQLARVFRL; encoded by the coding sequence ATGCCAGTGGTGGACACCGATGTACTGATCGTGGGTGCCGGACCCGTCGGGCTGACCGCGGCCGCGGAGCTGCGCCGTCACGGAGCGGACTGCCGTATCGTCGACAGGCTCCCGGCCCGGCTTCCGTACGCCAAGGCGGTGGGGATCCAGCCCCGGACCCTGGAGATCTGGGACCGGATGGGCATGGTCCGCGACGCCCTGGACGCCGCCGTGCCGATGCGCGGCCAGCTGCTGTACGCCGACGGTGCCGAGCAGGGGCGTATCGACTTCCGTCTCCCGCCGGACGTCCCCTACGGCTTCGCCGCACTGCCGCAGTACGAGACCGAGCGCGTCGTCGAGGAGCACCTCGCCCGGTTCGGCACACGCATCGAGCGCGGCACCGAGCTCGTCTCGTTCGAGCAGGACACGGACGGGGTCCTCAGCCGGATCGTCACCGTCGACGGCGGGGAGGAGGAGGTCCGGTCACGTTTCCTCGTCGGCTGCGACGGGGCGCACAGTATCGTCCGCAAGACGCTCGGGCTCACCTTCGAGGGCGCCGCCTTCCCCGAGGAGTACATGCTCGCGGACGTGGAGGTCGACTGGAGCCTGCCACCGGGCTACGGCGTCCGTGCCACGCACCACGGCGATGACGGGTCCGTCGACGACCTGCTCGTCTGCATCCCGCTGCCGGGCCGCGGCCGCTACCGCGTGTCCACGCTGGTCCCGCCCGAACTCTCCGCCGCACGGCAGCCCGTGGGGGACGCGGACCGGGGGGACGGCGTCGCGCACGGGCTGGAGACCGGACAGCGGGTACCCGGCGTCGAGCACATCCAGGCCGTCCTCGACCGGCTGTCCCCGGAACCCACCACGGCGTCGGCCATGCGCTGGTCCTCCGTCTTCCGCATCAGCCACCGCCTCGTGGACAAGTACGCGAACGGCCGGGTCTTCATCGCCGGTGACGCAGCGCACATCCATCCGCCGACCGGCGCCCAGGGCATGAACACCGGTATCCAGGACGCCTGCAACCTCGCGTGGAAACTGGCTCTCACCGTGCGGGGCGCCGCGCATCCGCGCCTGCTCGACAGCTACGACTCCGAGCGCCGACCCGTCGGTGAGGAGGTCGTGGGACGCACGGTCCGACATGCCGCCGAGGGCGTCCAGGCCGACCCCGACGACTTCACGACCGTCATGCTGCGCGAGGCCCAGTTGCTCGTCGCCTACCCGGACAGCCCCCTCGTGGGCCCGGGCACCCCTGGAATGCAGGGTCCGGGACCCGGCGACCGGGCGCCCGACTGCGGCGGCCTCACCGGGGGTGTAGCCGCCGTGCCCCTGCGGCTGTACGACCTGCTGCGCGACCGCGGCCATGTGCTCCTGCTCCACGCCGACTCGGCCGCGGCGCTCGACGTGTGCGGGGAGATCGCCTCCGGGGTCCGTCATCTGACGGACGGACATGCGACGGCCCTGGTGCTGCTCGCCCCGGGCACGGGTGCGGACGGTGGTACGGGAACGGGTGCGGACACGGGTACGAGCCCGGTCACGGGTGCGGAGCCCGGGTCTGTGACAGCCGGTACCGGGGCCGGGGACGTCGCGGAGACCGTGGGCTACGTCACGGACGCGGACGGCCGGCACCTGCCGGCCTTCCTCGACAGCCGGGGCGAGTTCGCGCGGGGCTACCGCACGGCGGGCTCCACGGCCTTCCTCGTACGGCCGGACGGCTATCTGGGCGCGCGCCTGGCGCCGCTGGCGGTTCCCGGTACGGTCGCCGCGCTTTCCGAGCAGCTGGCGCGGGTCTTCCGGCTGTAA
- a CDS encoding cation:proton antiporter domain-containing protein — translation MLAVTVIAGILFVWSLLAFRLSRWSITAPIAMMAAGTALTAGSNPPLHFELETNVFEHAVEVILALLLFVDAIEVPGRILGREKGIVLRLLGGGLPLTLGAAFLSGLLLFPDRSGWLLAVLATVVVPLDLAPTASVVRDPRIPARLREVLNVEGGLNDGIVSPVFLLCIAVAVESHDVHADYGEALLTAVEAAGWALATGLVVGWTSGLLLRKSWSRGWTQTSAMRLGVLAVPLVAYTFSSAVGGNGFVASFIAGVLFGPAVRELPETAVELTDDIVTLMSLALWFIFGQIVNNAFWPGFQAAIILYALLAVTLVRMVPVLLVLTGAGVSRADKLFLGWMGPRGVTSIVFGSLAVIELPDVSADFVSRVMVITVMLSIVLHGLSAEPIARFYARRRTEGTRPAAPAADAGP, via the coding sequence ATGCTTGCCGTCACGGTCATCGCGGGAATTCTCTTCGTCTGGTCGCTGCTGGCGTTCAGGCTCTCGCGCTGGAGTATCACCGCGCCCATCGCGATGATGGCGGCGGGCACCGCCCTGACCGCCGGCTCGAACCCTCCGCTGCATTTCGAACTCGAGACGAACGTCTTCGAACACGCGGTGGAAGTCATCCTGGCCCTGCTGCTGTTCGTCGACGCCATCGAGGTGCCCGGCAGGATCCTGGGCCGGGAGAAGGGCATCGTCCTCCGTCTGCTGGGCGGCGGGCTGCCGTTGACGCTCGGCGCCGCGTTCCTGAGTGGTCTCCTCCTCTTCCCCGACCGGTCCGGATGGCTGCTCGCGGTACTGGCGACCGTCGTCGTCCCGCTGGATCTCGCCCCCACCGCGTCCGTCGTCCGCGACCCGCGGATCCCCGCGCGACTGCGCGAGGTCCTCAACGTCGAGGGCGGCCTCAACGACGGCATCGTCTCGCCGGTGTTCCTCCTCTGCATCGCGGTGGCCGTCGAATCGCACGATGTGCACGCCGACTACGGCGAGGCGCTGCTGACGGCGGTCGAGGCGGCCGGCTGGGCACTCGCCACCGGACTCGTCGTCGGCTGGACGAGCGGCCTGCTGCTGCGCAAGTCGTGGTCACGGGGCTGGACGCAGACGTCGGCGATGCGACTGGGCGTGCTCGCCGTCCCGTTGGTGGCGTACACCTTCTCCAGCGCCGTGGGCGGGAACGGGTTCGTCGCGTCCTTCATCGCGGGTGTCCTCTTCGGCCCGGCGGTCCGGGAACTCCCGGAGACCGCGGTGGAGCTGACCGACGACATCGTCACCCTCATGAGCCTCGCGCTGTGGTTCATCTTCGGGCAGATCGTCAACAACGCGTTCTGGCCCGGCTTCCAGGCCGCGATCATCCTCTACGCGCTGCTCGCCGTCACCCTGGTCCGCATGGTTCCCGTGCTCCTGGTGCTCACGGGAGCGGGGGTGAGCCGGGCCGACAAGCTCTTCCTGGGCTGGATGGGACCGAGAGGCGTGACATCCATCGTCTTCGGCTCCCTGGCGGTCATCGAACTCCCTGACGTGAGTGCCGACTTCGTCTCCCGGGTCATGGTGATCACCGTGATGCTCAGCATCGTGCTCCACGGGCTGAGCGCCGAGCCGATCGCCCGCTTCTACGCCCGGCGGCGTACGGAGGGGACCCGGCCGGCCGCTCCGGCCGCCGACGCCGGCCCCTGA
- the nadE gene encoding ammonia-dependent NAD(+) synthetase, which produces MNESASLALQQEIAQGLQVAETFEAEREIERRVAFLAERLTSTGLRSLVLGISGGVDSTTTGRLCQLAVERARATGHEARFYAMRLPYGVQADEHHAQLALSFIRADHVLTVDVKPASDAALAALPTGEVSFRDAHHQDFVHGNIKARQRMIAQYAVAGAHDGLVVGTDHAAEAVSGFFTKFGDGAADLVPLTGLTKRRVRAVADALGAPAELVWKTPTADLESLDPGKADENALGVTYDDIDDFLEGKPVGERAFETIVRRYRATDHKRALPVAP; this is translated from the coding sequence GTGAACGAGTCGGCGTCCCTCGCCCTGCAGCAGGAGATCGCCCAGGGGCTCCAGGTCGCCGAGACCTTCGAGGCCGAGCGCGAGATCGAGCGACGGGTGGCCTTCCTCGCCGAGCGTCTGACCTCCACCGGTCTGCGCTCCCTCGTGCTCGGCATCAGCGGCGGTGTGGACTCCACCACCACGGGCCGGCTGTGCCAACTCGCCGTGGAGCGGGCCCGGGCGACCGGCCACGAGGCGCGGTTCTACGCGATGCGGCTGCCGTACGGGGTCCAGGCCGACGAGCACCACGCCCAGCTCGCGCTCTCCTTCATCCGGGCCGATCACGTGCTGACCGTGGACGTCAAGCCCGCGAGCGACGCTGCGCTCGCCGCCCTGCCGACCGGGGAGGTGAGCTTCCGCGACGCCCACCACCAGGACTTCGTGCACGGCAACATAAAGGCCCGGCAGCGCATGATCGCCCAGTACGCGGTGGCGGGCGCGCACGACGGCCTGGTCGTCGGCACCGACCACGCCGCCGAGGCGGTCTCGGGCTTCTTCACCAAGTTCGGCGACGGAGCCGCCGACCTGGTCCCGCTGACCGGTCTGACCAAGCGCCGGGTGCGTGCCGTGGCGGACGCGCTGGGTGCGCCGGCCGAGCTGGTGTGGAAGACGCCGACGGCCGACCTGGAGAGCCTCGACCCGGGCAAGGCGGACGAGAACGCGCTCGGGGTCACGTACGACGACATCGACGACTTCCTGGAAGGCAAGCCCGTCGGCGA